From a single Stackebrandtia endophytica genomic region:
- a CDS encoding glycosyltransferase family 2 protein, with product MRRTLWRPWSGLNVDSGVASDHAAPESSPSAPGHFERLTMMSDHPSTRQQTAAVTAMVPCYNEEACIERAYLTIRTELERFDDAEILFVDDGSSDQTLELIKSFAAADDRVKYISFTRNFGLEAAFTAGFKYASKDWTVQLDADLQSPPNEMHRLVAKALEGYDLVFGIRADRKDPWFRKAGSRSQQWIAQKLLAIPLPMRASVFRAVRTSVAKKIVGARMTSPYFIATAPLIGARYTAIPTAHHPRTAGSAKWNMLKLISHSMDLWIGYSVRPLAIVHLSAFVFAMSIAALVGLAGFGIVTAHWLTWVGLVLSSATFLGVGVLTRYLIPRLRVRNELPQFLIKESNIPIAPADDLYEHERQAVASTEYRPYEHI from the coding sequence ATGCGCCGTACGCTGTGGCGCCCCTGGAGTGGATTGAACGTCGATTCCGGTGTCGCCTCTGATCATGCGGCACCGGAATCGTCGCCATCGGCCCCCGGACACTTTGAGAGGCTGACGATGATGTCGGATCACCCTTCGACCCGCCAGCAGACCGCCGCGGTCACCGCCATGGTTCCCTGTTACAACGAGGAAGCCTGCATCGAGCGCGCATATCTCACGATTCGAACCGAACTCGAACGATTCGACGACGCCGAGATCCTGTTCGTCGATGACGGAAGCAGCGACCAAACCCTGGAACTGATCAAGTCGTTCGCCGCTGCCGACGATCGGGTCAAGTACATCTCGTTCACCCGCAACTTCGGCTTGGAGGCGGCGTTCACCGCCGGATTCAAGTACGCGTCGAAGGACTGGACCGTCCAACTGGACGCCGATCTGCAATCACCGCCCAATGAGATGCATCGGTTGGTGGCCAAGGCGTTGGAGGGATACGACTTGGTCTTCGGCATTCGAGCCGACCGAAAGGACCCCTGGTTCCGAAAGGCCGGATCCCGAAGCCAGCAGTGGATAGCCCAAAAGCTGCTGGCGATTCCGCTGCCCATGCGCGCCTCGGTGTTTCGGGCGGTGCGTACCTCGGTCGCCAAGAAGATCGTGGGAGCCCGCATGACCTCGCCGTACTTCATTGCGACGGCACCGTTGATCGGCGCGCGGTACACCGCGATCCCGACCGCCCACCATCCGCGAACCGCCGGTTCGGCCAAGTGGAACATGTTGAAGCTGATCTCTCATTCGATGGATCTGTGGATCGGCTACTCGGTTCGGCCGTTGGCGATCGTTCACCTGTCGGCGTTCGTGTTCGCGATGTCGATCGCGGCGCTGGTCGGGTTGGCGGGCTTCGGGATCGTGACCGCCCACTGGTTGACCTGGGTGGGCTTGGTGCTGAGTTCGGCGACGTTCCTGGGGGTGGGCGTCTTGACGCGTTACCTCATCCCGCGGTTGCGGGTGCGCAACGAGCTGCCGCAGTTCCTGATCAAAGAAAGCAACATTCCGATCGCGCCCGCCGACGACCTCTATGAACACGAGCGTCAAGCGGTCGCTTCTACCGAATACAGGCCCTATGAGCACATCTAA
- a CDS encoding HalD/BesD family halogenase, whose product MSSEAITAENVQEAIAKHLTDAYSDDDIRALSQHFRREGYVKLPNMVSTEIFNAVADETRRVLDLNAKRIDIKLKETGDTPRYMSTVSQAAIKKDSQLVPAVYESEALKGFLSKIAAEEVVDCPWEGEKYIMIRQHKRGDTHGWHWGDFPFTVIWIVEAPPSECGGMLQCVPHTDWNKDDPRVHDYLINNPIKTYAHATGEMYFLRSDTTLHRTVPLNEDRTRIILNTCWSSSSDEREQTHETMEAMFD is encoded by the coding sequence ATGTCTTCGGAAGCCATCACCGCCGAAAATGTCCAGGAGGCCATCGCTAAGCATCTCACCGATGCCTACAGCGACGACGACATTCGCGCGCTCTCGCAGCACTTCCGCCGGGAAGGCTACGTGAAGCTGCCGAACATGGTCTCCACGGAGATTTTCAACGCCGTGGCCGATGAGACCCGTCGCGTGCTTGACCTCAACGCCAAGCGCATCGACATCAAGCTCAAGGAAACCGGGGACACCCCGCGTTACATGAGCACCGTCAGCCAGGCCGCCATCAAGAAGGACAGCCAGCTGGTGCCGGCCGTCTACGAATCTGAGGCGCTGAAGGGCTTCCTGTCGAAGATCGCTGCCGAAGAAGTGGTGGACTGCCCCTGGGAGGGGGAGAAGTACATCATGATCCGCCAGCACAAGCGTGGCGACACCCACGGATGGCACTGGGGCGACTTCCCGTTCACCGTCATCTGGATCGTCGAGGCCCCGCCGAGCGAGTGCGGCGGCATGCTCCAGTGTGTCCCCCACACCGACTGGAACAAGGATGACCCGCGGGTGCACGACTACTTGATCAACAACCCGATCAAGACCTACGCACACGCCACCGGCGAGATGTACTTCCTGCGCTCGGACACCACGCTGCACCGCACGGTTCCGTTGAACGAGGACCGCACCCGGATCATCTTGAACACCTGCTGGAGCAGCTCGAGCGACGAACGTGAGCAGACCCACGAAACCATGGAAGCGATGTTCGACTAG
- a CDS encoding APC family permease, with product MSPDEPRLSRQLNGFDAVVVGLGAMLGAGVFVAMAPASRAAGSALLVALVIAAAIAYCNAMSSARLAARYPSSGGTYVYGRERLGDFWGYLAGWSFVVGKVASCAAMALTVGAYVWPQHARVPAVVVVVLLAAANYFGVRKSVWLTRVLVAVVLIALVVMVVVSVTSDAVQPIAFEFGGERPWGVLEAAGLLFFAFAGYARIATLGEEVRDPAVTIPRAIPSALGITLIVYLAVAVALLAVLGPDRLAATSAPLTDAVRVAGADWLVPIVPIAAALAAIGALLALILGVSRTVLAMARDRHLPRPLAQISRRYQVPQHAEIAVAAVVIGLVLTTDLHGAIGFSSFGVLIYYAIANASAWTLDSSASTRVIPAIGLVGCLMLAVMLPTSSVVTGVLVAVVGVLSYHLRRRFGGGRD from the coding sequence ATGTCACCGGATGAGCCGCGGTTGAGCCGTCAGCTCAACGGTTTCGACGCCGTGGTCGTCGGTCTGGGCGCCATGTTGGGCGCGGGAGTGTTCGTGGCGATGGCACCGGCGTCCCGAGCCGCCGGGTCGGCCCTTCTGGTCGCGTTGGTCATCGCGGCGGCGATCGCCTACTGCAACGCCATGTCCTCGGCTCGACTCGCCGCGCGGTACCCCTCCTCGGGTGGAACCTATGTGTATGGACGCGAACGGCTCGGCGATTTCTGGGGATACCTGGCCGGCTGGTCCTTCGTGGTCGGAAAGGTCGCCTCCTGTGCGGCGATGGCTTTGACCGTCGGTGCCTATGTATGGCCCCAGCACGCCCGGGTGCCGGCGGTCGTCGTGGTGGTCCTCCTCGCCGCCGCCAACTATTTCGGGGTTCGTAAGTCCGTCTGGCTGACGCGAGTGCTGGTGGCGGTGGTCCTGATCGCTCTCGTCGTGATGGTCGTGGTCAGCGTGACATCGGATGCGGTGCAACCGATCGCGTTTGAATTCGGAGGCGAGCGGCCGTGGGGGGTCTTGGAGGCCGCCGGCCTGCTGTTCTTCGCGTTCGCCGGATACGCGCGCATCGCGACACTGGGGGAGGAGGTCCGGGACCCCGCGGTCACGATCCCCCGTGCGATACCGAGCGCCTTGGGCATCACGCTCATCGTCTACCTCGCGGTTGCCGTCGCGCTGTTGGCGGTGCTGGGACCGGATCGGCTCGCCGCCACGTCGGCACCGTTGACGGATGCGGTTCGTGTCGCCGGAGCCGACTGGTTGGTGCCGATCGTCCCGATCGCGGCCGCGCTGGCGGCGATTGGCGCGCTCCTAGCGCTGATTCTCGGGGTGTCGCGCACCGTGTTGGCGATGGCGCGGGATCGCCATCTTCCCCGCCCGTTGGCGCAGATCAGTCGGCGATACCAGGTGCCGCAACACGCTGAGATCGCCGTTGCCGCTGTCGTCATCGGGCTGGTGCTGACGACGGATCTGCACGGTGCCATCGGATTCTCATCCTTCGGGGTGCTGATCTATTACGCCATCGCCAACGCCTCGGCATGGACGCTTGATTCATCGGCGAGTACCCGAGTGATTCCGGCGATCGGTCTGGTCGGTTGTCTGATGTTGGCCGTGATGCTGCCGACCTCATCGGTGGTGACGGGAGTCCTCGTCGCGGTCGTCGGAGTCCTGAGCTACCACCTGCGCCGCCGTTTCGGTGGGGGCCGGGACTGA
- a CDS encoding DUF320 domain-containing protein, whose protein sequence is MTKSWARKSMAVAAIAAGAVLFTGGAAQAADSSAIDNTVAVTEGGHYKSDDQGNANVCGNVLAYKSIVVNFTDCDATNVDADFGHHR, encoded by the coding sequence ATGACCAAATCATGGGCGCGGAAGTCAATGGCAGTTGCGGCGATCGCGGCGGGTGCCGTGCTGTTCACCGGCGGAGCTGCTCAGGCCGCCGATTCCTCGGCCATCGACAACACGGTCGCGGTGACCGAGGGTGGTCACTACAAGTCTGACGACCAGGGCAACGCCAACGTCTGCGGCAACGTCCTCGCCTACAAGAGCATCGTCGTCAACTTCACCGACTGCGACGCCACCAACGTGGACGCCGACTTCGGCCACCACCGCTAG
- a CDS encoding PadR family transcriptional regulator: MSLKHAILGILAIESMSGYELKKVINASVSHFWSADQSQVYRTLAGLVEDGLASRRTVAQENRPNLHLHTITDDGLAELDRWLASAWQPQPSREAFLARLFFTDRMTADQVMKLLDAREKEIREALAVLETIPFAGSALDQVAEIKNLLATHRQFPEDTGVDDAAPESIQLTEIGHVLRMATLANGLVHAKAELEWLADTKQQLERITS; encoded by the coding sequence ATGTCGCTCAAACACGCCATCCTGGGGATCCTCGCCATCGAGTCGATGAGCGGTTACGAACTGAAGAAGGTCATCAATGCGAGCGTCAGCCACTTCTGGAGTGCCGATCAGTCGCAGGTGTATCGCACCCTCGCCGGTCTGGTCGAGGATGGATTGGCTTCTCGGCGCACGGTGGCGCAGGAGAATCGACCCAACCTGCACCTTCACACCATCACCGACGACGGCCTGGCCGAACTGGACCGCTGGCTCGCATCCGCCTGGCAGCCGCAACCGTCCCGTGAGGCCTTCCTGGCGCGTCTCTTCTTCACCGACCGGATGACGGCCGACCAGGTGATGAAACTCCTGGACGCTCGAGAGAAGGAAATCCGCGAAGCCCTGGCCGTGCTGGAGACGATCCCCTTCGCAGGGTCCGCACTCGACCAGGTCGCCGAGATCAAGAACCTACTGGCCACCCATCGACAGTTCCCCGAGGACACCGGTGTCGACGACGCCGCTCCCGAGTCGATCCAGCTGACCGAGATCGGGCACGTGCTGCGCATGGCCACGCTCGCCAACGGCCTCGTTCACGCCAAGGCGGAACTCGAATGGCTGGCCGACACCAAACAACAACTGGAACGGATCACCTCATGA